The following proteins are encoded in a genomic region of Synechococcus sp. CBW1002:
- a CDS encoding IS3 family transposase — protein MIPSGDRGAIVALLQEGISRGLSAKAIADLFGLATRTLRRWGLMIRTQGFSCDQRKGASRHVMHRFSEEERQQVLSTVNDPRFADLTPGQIVAILAEEGVYVGSESTIYRIMRQEGLLNHRGRSRPPREPREPPVLEATGIHQVLAWDITLLPGPVKGQFYYLYMVMDVWSRRILGVEVHDRECGELAKHFFDRVCRDEGISSGSTTILHADNGAPMRSYTLAAKLAELGISLSFSRPRVSNDNAYVESWFRTMKYHQSYPVRRFRDLLSVRAWVDGFVDWYNAEHRHSGIKYVTPNQRHYGEADAICRVRQQTYEQARAQHPRRWARPPRDWAQPTVVRVNHPRPQDTVAA, from the coding sequence TTGATTCCGTCTGGCGATCGCGGTGCGATCGTCGCGCTTCTACAGGAAGGCATCAGTCGTGGCCTTTCGGCCAAGGCCATTGCTGATCTTTTCGGCCTGGCGACACGCACGCTGAGGCGATGGGGCTTGATGATTCGGACCCAGGGATTCAGCTGCGATCAACGCAAGGGAGCGTCCAGGCATGTCATGCATCGTTTCAGCGAGGAGGAGCGCCAACAGGTGTTGTCCACTGTCAACGATCCACGCTTTGCCGATCTCACGCCTGGTCAGATCGTGGCGATCCTTGCCGAGGAGGGAGTCTACGTGGGATCGGAGTCAACGATTTACCGCATCATGCGCCAGGAAGGCCTGTTAAATCATCGCGGCAGGAGCCGCCCACCGCGGGAGCCAAGAGAGCCACCCGTGCTGGAGGCAACGGGCATCCATCAAGTGCTGGCCTGGGATATCACCCTGTTGCCGGGGCCTGTGAAGGGTCAATTCTACTACCTTTATATGGTGATGGATGTGTGGAGCCGGCGCATCCTTGGCGTTGAGGTGCACGATCGTGAATGCGGCGAACTGGCCAAGCACTTCTTTGATCGTGTCTGCCGTGATGAAGGGATCAGCTCGGGGTCGACCACGATCCTGCACGCCGATAACGGAGCACCCATGCGCTCCTACACCTTGGCCGCCAAGCTGGCCGAGCTCGGCATCTCCCTGTCATTCTCGCGGCCGCGGGTGAGCAATGACAACGCCTACGTTGAGTCATGGTTCCGAACCATGAAATATCACCAGAGCTATCCAGTGCGTCGTTTCCGGGATCTTCTCTCAGTGCGTGCCTGGGTCGATGGTTTTGTTGACTGGTACAACGCTGAGCATCGTCACAGCGGCATCAAGTATGTGACGCCCAATCAACGTCACTACGGAGAAGCTGACGCGATCTGCAGAGTCCGTCAGCAGACCTATGAGCAGGCGCGTGCGCAACATCCACGCCGCTGGGCCAGGCCACCTCGCGATTGGGCTCAGCCAACAGTCGTGCGGGTCAACCATCCCAGACCGCAGGACACTGTCGCTGCTTGA
- a CDS encoding transposase produces the protein MQPPYDAALREAVRLRMSPPNLESVAEIARDTGITAQTIYNWRSQWQKQGQLVPATNRPPEQWSAADKLAAVIQAAGLNGSELGSFCRERGLYPKQVARWRQAAEDANGPSAPSMADQRELQRKNQELVRRNRQLERELQKKEKALTEAATLLMLSKKFNQIFQPDEDP, from the coding sequence ATGCAACCGCCCTATGACGCCGCTCTGCGGGAAGCCGTCCGCCTGCGGATGAGCCCTCCGAACCTTGAGAGCGTGGCTGAGATCGCCCGCGACACCGGGATCACGGCGCAGACCATCTACAACTGGCGGAGCCAGTGGCAGAAGCAGGGCCAGCTGGTGCCTGCCACGAACCGGCCGCCGGAGCAGTGGAGCGCTGCCGACAAGCTGGCAGCCGTGATCCAGGCCGCAGGACTGAACGGAAGCGAGCTCGGGTCGTTCTGCAGGGAGCGGGGGCTGTACCCCAAGCAGGTTGCCCGTTGGCGCCAGGCCGCCGAGGATGCCAATGGCCCCAGCGCGCCGAGCATGGCTGATCAGCGGGAACTGCAACGCAAGAATCAGGAACTGGTCCGGCGGAATCGCCAGCTGGAGCGTGAATTGCAGAAGAAAGAAAAAGCACTGACAGAAGCGGCGACGTTGTTGATGCTCTCAAAAAAGTTCAACCAGATCTTTCAACCGGACGAGGATCCTTGA
- a CDS encoding IS110 family transposase — protein sequence MGEPISAGKRRARLKVINPRSAGIDVGSRFHVVAVPVELDPNPVRKFSSFTKDLIALAEWLLAVGISTIAMESTGIYWVPLYEILSGKGIDVFLVNARHAKNVPGRKTDINDAQWLQQLHSYGLVRASFRPDQKITELRSYLRQRDQLVRYRSSHQQHIQKALMLMNLQLHHVVRDISGLTGRRIIDAILSGERDPERLASLRDRRCKESAATIAAALEGNYQDDHLFSLKIAVELFDTYSEKIRACELAAQSLMTELAGSDYQDPGSQPGDWKICGHGFAFNPTHLIQALSGHNLLRLPGLGPTTVLTLISECGLDMKRWPSAQHFVSWLGLSPQNRISGGKVLSSRTRQGTTRAGSAFWMAAVPLGRTNTALGAFQRRLAARAGKSKALIATARKLAILYYKTLRDGLVYQDPGAAAYQEESRDRQIRGLQRRAIALGFQLVASA from the coding sequence ATGGGAGAACCAATTTCAGCAGGCAAGCGCCGAGCTCGTCTGAAAGTCATTAACCCTCGTTCCGCTGGAATTGATGTCGGCAGTAGATTCCACGTTGTTGCTGTTCCTGTCGAGCTTGATCCGAATCCCGTCCGCAAGTTTTCAAGCTTCACAAAGGATCTAATCGCACTCGCCGAATGGCTGCTGGCAGTTGGAATTAGCACCATTGCCATGGAGTCCACTGGAATCTACTGGGTTCCGCTTTACGAGATTCTCTCTGGCAAAGGCATTGACGTCTTTCTTGTTAATGCCAGGCACGCCAAGAATGTTCCGGGCCGCAAGACGGATATCAACGATGCACAATGGCTTCAGCAGCTCCACAGCTACGGCCTGGTGAGAGCAAGCTTTCGTCCAGACCAAAAAATCACAGAACTACGCTCATATCTGCGGCAGCGTGATCAACTTGTTCGATACCGCTCGTCTCATCAGCAACACATCCAGAAGGCGCTGATGCTTATGAATCTTCAGCTTCATCATGTTGTCAGAGATATCAGCGGACTAACCGGTAGGCGAATCATCGATGCCATACTTTCAGGTGAGAGGGACCCCGAAAGACTCGCTTCTCTCCGAGACAGACGCTGCAAGGAGAGCGCGGCAACAATTGCGGCTGCTCTTGAGGGGAACTACCAAGACGATCACTTGTTCTCTTTGAAGATCGCAGTTGAGCTCTTTGACACCTATTCAGAGAAGATCAGGGCCTGCGAGCTTGCGGCACAATCATTGATGACAGAGCTTGCCGGCTCGGACTATCAAGATCCAGGCAGTCAACCTGGGGATTGGAAGATATGCGGACATGGCTTTGCATTTAACCCAACCCACCTAATTCAAGCCTTGTCAGGCCACAATCTTCTAAGGCTTCCGGGATTAGGACCAACAACAGTTCTCACGCTCATTAGTGAGTGTGGGTTGGACATGAAGCGCTGGCCCAGTGCCCAGCATTTTGTGTCATGGCTGGGACTCAGTCCTCAGAACAGGATCTCAGGGGGAAAGGTACTTTCTTCACGAACACGACAGGGCACTACGCGAGCAGGTAGTGCCTTTTGGATGGCTGCCGTACCGCTGGGAAGAACGAATACTGCACTGGGTGCTTTTCAACGTCGTCTGGCAGCACGTGCCGGAAAGAGTAAAGCATTAATTGCTACTGCCCGAAAGCTTGCCATTCTTTACTACAAGACGCTCCGTGATGGTTTGGTATATCAGGATCCCGGTGCTGCCGCATATCAGGAGGAATCAAGGGATCGTCAGATTCGTGGTCTCCAGCGACGCGCCATTGCCCTTGGTTTTCAACTTGTTGCCTCTGCTTGA
- a CDS encoding MFS transporter, whose amino-acid sequence MLLAYGIGDAGTGMAASLIGFYLFIFYTSAAGLPAWMAGLVLMLARLWDAINDPLVGWLSDKTRSRSGPRLPWILWSAVPLGVAMALMWWLPPGGPWQRFAIFVLISVVANTLYTCVNLPYAALAAELTAKVSLRTRLNTLRFTGSIIASLIGLVLGGLLLANHSDPSSYWRVGMISGGIISLTTLLCGWGIAPAALHCQKPESRRGTTRRLLRRVRQNGRFLRVLGLYLLLWCALQLMQTAALLYLPVVMGLPEGWSNWILLPFIVSSLLGLWIWNGVSNRWGRVKALQWGSALWIIGCLMAMLLPALDAAIQPTGSASNLLRLSLLVLAIITAGLGAATAYLIPWALLPDAIDADPEKPAGQYSAWMVLAQKICISLALFFFGNLMSLSGYVAARGVDQPGSALTAIRLCMGIIPAVLIVLGLVVMRRWPERGAHRLMADGGVGR is encoded by the coding sequence ATGCTGCTGGCCTACGGCATCGGCGATGCCGGCACAGGCATGGCGGCCTCATTGATCGGCTTCTACCTGTTCATCTTCTACACCTCGGCTGCGGGCCTGCCGGCCTGGATGGCAGGGCTGGTGCTGATGCTGGCGCGGCTCTGGGATGCCATCAACGATCCCCTGGTGGGCTGGCTGAGCGACAAGACCCGGTCGCGCTCCGGTCCGCGCCTTCCCTGGATTCTCTGGAGCGCCGTGCCGCTCGGGGTCGCGATGGCCCTGATGTGGTGGCTGCCACCAGGAGGCCCCTGGCAGCGCTTTGCCATCTTCGTGTTGATCTCGGTGGTGGCCAACACCCTCTACACCTGCGTCAACCTGCCCTACGCCGCCCTGGCGGCTGAGCTCACCGCCAAGGTCAGCCTGCGCACGCGGCTCAACACCCTGCGTTTCACCGGATCGATCATCGCCAGCCTGATCGGGCTCGTACTGGGCGGCCTGCTGCTGGCCAACCATTCCGATCCCAGCAGCTACTGGCGGGTGGGGATGATCTCCGGCGGCATCATCAGCCTCACCACCTTGCTCTGCGGCTGGGGGATCGCACCGGCCGCGCTGCATTGCCAGAAGCCGGAGTCGCGTCGCGGCACCACGCGTCGGTTGCTGCGCCGCGTGCGCCAGAACGGCCGGTTTCTGCGCGTGCTTGGCCTCTACCTGCTGCTCTGGTGCGCGCTGCAGCTGATGCAGACCGCCGCCCTCCTGTACCTGCCGGTGGTGATGGGCCTGCCTGAGGGCTGGAGCAACTGGATCCTGCTGCCCTTCATCGTCAGTTCCCTGCTCGGTCTGTGGATCTGGAACGGTGTTTCGAACCGCTGGGGCCGGGTGAAGGCCCTGCAGTGGGGCAGTGCCCTGTGGATCATCGGCTGCCTGATGGCCATGCTCTTGCCGGCCCTCGATGCCGCCATCCAGCCCACCGGCTCCGCCTCCAATCTGTTGCGTCTGTCCTTGCTGGTGCTGGCGATCATCACGGCGGGCCTGGGGGCCGCCACGGCCTATCTGATTCCCTGGGCGCTGTTGCCTGACGCGATCGATGCCGATCCGGAGAAGCCCGCAGGCCAGTACAGCGCCTGGATGGTGCTGGCCCAGAAGATCTGCATCAGCCTTGCCCTCTTCTTCTTCGGCAATCTGATGAGCCTCAGCGGCTACGTGGCCGCCCGTGGTGTCGACCAGCCCGGCAGTGCCCTCACCGCCATCCGCCTCTGCATGGGCATCATCCCGGCGGTGCTGATCGTGCTGGGCCTGGTGGTGATGCGCCGCTGGCCGGAGCGCGGTGCCCATCGCCTGATGGCCGATGGCGGGGTTGGCCGATGA
- a CDS encoding ABC transporter permease: protein MIGGQALAAIARGRIGFNDLLMELQEAGPGSFLIVLITGLAAGTVFNIQVAAELSRQGAGATVGGLLALGMSREIAPLLTAMLLTGKVATAFAAQLGTMKVTEQIDAITMLRTDPVEYLVVPRVLAMVIMAPVQCLLFFGVAIWSGQVSSALLYSIPPTVFWNSVRTWMEPNDLPSMLIKAVVFGLQIAVLACGWGLTTSGGPKEVGTSTTGAVVMILVTVALMDVVLTQVLFG from the coding sequence ATGATCGGCGGCCAGGCCCTGGCGGCGATCGCCCGCGGGCGGATCGGCTTCAACGATCTGCTGATGGAATTGCAGGAGGCCGGCCCGGGCAGTTTCCTGATCGTGCTGATCACCGGCCTGGCCGCCGGCACCGTGTTCAACATCCAGGTGGCGGCGGAGCTGTCTCGCCAGGGGGCCGGAGCCACGGTGGGGGGCCTGCTGGCCCTGGGCATGTCGCGGGAGATCGCGCCTCTGCTCACCGCCATGCTGCTCACCGGCAAGGTGGCCACCGCCTTTGCCGCCCAGCTGGGCACCATGAAGGTGACCGAACAGATCGACGCGATCACGATGCTGCGCACCGACCCGGTCGAATACCTGGTGGTTCCAAGGGTGCTGGCCATGGTGATCATGGCGCCGGTGCAGTGCCTGCTGTTCTTCGGCGTGGCGATCTGGTCCGGGCAGGTGAGCAGCGCCCTGCTCTACAGCATTCCTCCCACGGTGTTCTGGAACTCCGTCCGCACCTGGATGGAGCCGAACGATCTGCCCTCGATGCTGATCAAGGCCGTGGTGTTCGGGCTGCAGATCGCTGTGCTCGCCTGCGGTTGGGGTCTGACCACCAGCGGCGGGCCCAAGGAAGTGGGCACCAGCACCACCGGCGCGGTGGTGATGATCCTGGTGACCGTGGCGCTGATGGACGTGGTGCTCACCCAGGTGCTGTTCGGATAA